From the Periophthalmus magnuspinnatus isolate fPerMag1 chromosome 1, fPerMag1.2.pri, whole genome shotgun sequence genome, one window contains:
- the LOC117378119 gene encoding histone PARylation factor 1 codes for MAGRAKRKNKSIQDCFTENGKLKKARTNELKDVSTSTITSLQRDEMKELYSLEMPEDLYHFWDFCKELCPDNPRGALTDTLGLQLVGPFDVLAGAHKKLKTKPNLNLHCRYFYDPPEFQTIIRSDCSQLHFGYYRDTPDSLPSFVGENDAKKGCTITQMGENVFAAVYLYIQRKKKEKGSQKPDLESLEEKLQDKAEILGFSLEQKTKDMKQRDKKVVTKTFHGAGIVVPVDKNDVGYRELPETDAALKKICKAIAEAKTDEERIKAFGPIQEMITFVQFANDECDYGMGYELGMDLFCYGSHYFHKIIKQLLPLAYNLLKRSLFGEIVEAHLSNRSQEPVDQLAN; via the exons GATTGCTTTACAGAGAATGGAAAACTAAAGAAAGCACGCACGAATGAACTGAAGGACGTGTCTACATCAACAATAACGTCTCTACAACGCGACGAAATGAAAGAACTTTACAGTCTTGAAATGCCTGAAGATTTGTATCACTTTTGGGACTTCTGCAAGGAACTCTGTCCGGACAACCCCCGTG gtGCATTAACAGACACACTTGGGTTACAGCTGGTTGGTCCCTTTGACGTTCTGGCTGGAGCTCACAAAAAACTAAAGACCAAACCAAACTTAAATCTTCATTGTCGATACTTCTATGATCCACCAGAATTTCAAACTATAATTCGAAGTGATTGCAGCCAGCTTCACTTCGGCTATTACAG AGATACTCCAGACTCACTTCCCTCATTTGTGGGTGAGAATGATGCCAAGAAAGGCTGCACTATAACACAGATGGGAGAAAATGTGTTTGCTGCTGTTta TTTGTATATtcagaggaaaaagaaagaaaagggaaGCCAGAAGCCAGATTTGGAAAGCCTCGAGGAGAAGCTACAAGACAAAGCTGAGATTCTGGGGTTTTCACTTGAGCAGAAAACCAAAGACATGAAGCAAAGAGATAAGAAG GTGGTCACCAAAACATTCCACGGTGCAGGCATAGTCGTACCTGTCGATAAGAATGACGTCGGATACAGAGAACTGCCTGAAACAGATG CTGCGCTCAAGAAGATCTGCAAAGCCATCGCTGAAGCCAAAACTGACGAAGAACGAATTAAAGCGTTTGGGCCTATACAGGAGATGATCACTTTTGTGCAGTTTGCGAATGACGAGTGCGACTACGGCATGGGCTACGAACTGGGAATGGACCTATTCTGTTACGGATCCCac TATTTTCATAAAATTATCAAGCAGCTTCTCCCACTGGCCTACAACTTACTGAAGAGGAGTCTTTTTGGAGAAATTGTTGAGGCTCATCTGTCAAACCGCAGTCAGGAACCTGTGGACCAACTggcaaactaa